In Puntigrus tetrazona isolate hp1 unplaced genomic scaffold, ASM1883169v1 S000000234, whole genome shotgun sequence, a single window of DNA contains:
- the LOC122333310 gene encoding zinc finger protein 239 isoform X1 produces the protein MNFADNLHKWPSRMDLDFGNKLPQALSTNTKLPQSLSSSAKFLPSGPFEHYGRPLGVKVKEEDESVEDFFHFAQHLQQQTGECLTACCGGSNPKSLSLSDPVKSSGRPSADRPYHCQDCGKYFRINDIKRHQRIHSGERPFPCFQCGKNFPTSGDLKRHERIHTGERPYHCLQCGKNFSDSGHLKQHERMHTGERPYQCPQCAKRFYRSGDLKRHLRIHSGERPYKCLQCGKTFSDSGHLRGHQRIHTGERPHRCTLCEKSFFRSGDLKRHHRTHTGERPYQCFQCGKSFSESGHLKEHRRIHTGEKPYHCNQCDKSFSRLERLKGHQSIHTGERPFHCSQCGKNFFRSGELKRHQRIHSGERA, from the exons ATGAATTTCGCTGATAATTTACACAAATGGCCGAGTAGGATGGATCTG GACTTCGGGAACAAACTGCCCCAGGCTCTGTCGACAAACACTAAACTGCCCCAGTCTCTCTCCTCTAGCGCCAAATTTCTGCCCTCAGGCCCGTTTGAGCACTACGGCCGCCCGCTGGGAGTCAAAGTCAAAGAGGAAGACGAGAGTGTGGAGGATTTCTTTCATTTCG CTCAGCACCTGCAGCAGCAGACCGGAGAGTGTCTCACGGCTTGCTGCGGTGGCTCCAACCCTAAAAGCCTGTCTCTCTCGGATCCGGTCAAAAGCAGCGGGCGTCCCTCGGCGGACCGTCCGTATCACTGCCAGGACTGCGGCAAGTACTTCCGCATCAACGACATCAAGCGGCACCAGCGCATCCACAGCGGAGAGCGGCCCTTTCCCTGCTTCCAGTGTGGCAAGAACTTCCCCACGTCTGGGGACCTGAAGCGGCACGAGCGCATCCACACGGGCGAGCGGCCCTACCACTGCCTGCAGTGCGGCAAGAACTTCTCTGACTCGGGCCACCTCAAGCAGCACGAGAGGATGCACACGGGCGAGCGGCCCTACCAGTGCCCGCAGTGCGCCAAGCGCTTCTACCGCTCCGGAGACCTGAAGCGGCACCTGAGGATCCACAGCGGAGAGCGGCCCTACAAGTGCCTGCAGTGCGGGAAGACCTTCTCCGACTCCGGGCACCTGCGGGGCCACCAGCGCATCCACACAGGCGAGCGGCCCCACCGCTGCACGCTCTGCGAGAAGAGCTTCTTCCGCTCGGGCGACCTGAAGCGGCATCACAGAACGCACACGGGCGAGCGGCCCTACCAGTGCTtccagtgcgggaagagcttctcGGAGTCGGGCCACCTGAAGGAGCACCGgcggatccacaccggagagaagccctacCACTGCAACCAGTGCGACAAGAGCTTCTCGCGGCTGGAGCGGCTCAAGGGCCACCAGAGCATCCACACGGGCGAGCGGCCATTCCACTGCTCACAGTGCGGCAAGAACTTCTTCCGCTCGGGCGAGCTGAAGCGGCACCAGAGGATCCACAGCGGCGAGCGGGCGTGA
- the LOC122333310 gene encoding zinc finger protein 239 isoform X2, whose product MRCLNEFNLRKDFGNKLPQALSTNTKLPQSLSSSAKFLPSGPFEHYGRPLGVKVKEEDESVEDFFHFAQHLQQQTGECLTACCGGSNPKSLSLSDPVKSSGRPSADRPYHCQDCGKYFRINDIKRHQRIHSGERPFPCFQCGKNFPTSGDLKRHERIHTGERPYHCLQCGKNFSDSGHLKQHERMHTGERPYQCPQCAKRFYRSGDLKRHLRIHSGERPYKCLQCGKTFSDSGHLRGHQRIHTGERPHRCTLCEKSFFRSGDLKRHHRTHTGERPYQCFQCGKSFSESGHLKEHRRIHTGEKPYHCNQCDKSFSRLERLKGHQSIHTGERPFHCSQCGKNFFRSGELKRHQRIHSGERA is encoded by the exons ATGCGCTGTTTGAATGAGTTTAATCTACGGAAG GACTTCGGGAACAAACTGCCCCAGGCTCTGTCGACAAACACTAAACTGCCCCAGTCTCTCTCCTCTAGCGCCAAATTTCTGCCCTCAGGCCCGTTTGAGCACTACGGCCGCCCGCTGGGAGTCAAAGTCAAAGAGGAAGACGAGAGTGTGGAGGATTTCTTTCATTTCG CTCAGCACCTGCAGCAGCAGACCGGAGAGTGTCTCACGGCTTGCTGCGGTGGCTCCAACCCTAAAAGCCTGTCTCTCTCGGATCCGGTCAAAAGCAGCGGGCGTCCCTCGGCGGACCGTCCGTATCACTGCCAGGACTGCGGCAAGTACTTCCGCATCAACGACATCAAGCGGCACCAGCGCATCCACAGCGGAGAGCGGCCCTTTCCCTGCTTCCAGTGTGGCAAGAACTTCCCCACGTCTGGGGACCTGAAGCGGCACGAGCGCATCCACACGGGCGAGCGGCCCTACCACTGCCTGCAGTGCGGCAAGAACTTCTCTGACTCGGGCCACCTCAAGCAGCACGAGAGGATGCACACGGGCGAGCGGCCCTACCAGTGCCCGCAGTGCGCCAAGCGCTTCTACCGCTCCGGAGACCTGAAGCGGCACCTGAGGATCCACAGCGGAGAGCGGCCCTACAAGTGCCTGCAGTGCGGGAAGACCTTCTCCGACTCCGGGCACCTGCGGGGCCACCAGCGCATCCACACAGGCGAGCGGCCCCACCGCTGCACGCTCTGCGAGAAGAGCTTCTTCCGCTCGGGCGACCTGAAGCGGCATCACAGAACGCACACGGGCGAGCGGCCCTACCAGTGCTtccagtgcgggaagagcttctcGGAGTCGGGCCACCTGAAGGAGCACCGgcggatccacaccggagagaagccctacCACTGCAACCAGTGCGACAAGAGCTTCTCGCGGCTGGAGCGGCTCAAGGGCCACCAGAGCATCCACACGGGCGAGCGGCCATTCCACTGCTCACAGTGCGGCAAGAACTTCTTCCGCTCGGGCGAGCTGAAGCGGCACCAGAGGATCCACAGCGGCGAGCGGGCGTGA
- the LOC122333307 gene encoding meiosis regulator and mRNA stability factor 1 isoform X2 has translation MEVRKPVLELKDVPPPPLHGPGSHPCLGPQAPPGSLSVSVCSCCAASVQLRQGAGLPLYRSPPQASAAQTPAGCGTHCCACAVHSFTLGDPSSPPHLCPHSVHTHCLQDRWRKSLHVDSEKVWPNIPPPAPVCNGCSDGLLGVRLGRAVQKYGAPEEALPPIGVFWDIENCAVPSGRSAASVVQRLRERFFQGHREAEFICVCDINKENKAVIQELNNCQVTVAHINATAKNAADDKLRQSLRRFAETHAAPATVIVVSSDVNFASELSDLRHRHGFQVILVHKSQASSALLQHAHLRAAFEEFISDLPPGMVVKSQAVSTVTRTANASPQSLTVPSAAGKPAEQQQRSRRRDSPAQPFQVSTPSAFSKLSLQRSFSPMMLSQSSWSSRSASPCLSNRSSPLSAPSPSGCADEPFSDGVDVQVTNLDYRMSRKDLQQILRDAFAKHGRVKSVDLSPHTDYQLKARVHMSSLQQAIGAVSLLHRYKIGSKRIHVSLITGASNKSLTCLSSEIISILQDAPASCLPLYKFTETYERKFGRKLVVSDLYRLPEVVCVREQGSGRLVCLLSSTQARQSPLGSAHSHDSSNTASPVLFEELEYHEPVCRRHCSQQDFSESDFDPDSYMIPFVVVSLKTLAAHVHSLLQSHEGTVPLLSFPECYAAEFGPLNVEEEGKLEGSVPLEHLITCIPGVTIVTAQNGFKIIKWIHNKPPPPNADPWLQRSKSPVGNPQLIQFSREMVDLMKNQPSCLMPITKFIPAYHHHFAKQCRVSDYGYSKLLELLEAVPHVLQILGLGSKRLMTLTHRAQIKRFTQDLLKLLKFQASKQVVIRDFTQAYHWCFSRNWQVVDYGMCDLMDLLAEIPDTTITVSQQDSDTLISVPKRERTAEELERTRQFGKEVVDLLRHQPHFRMPFSKFIPTYHHHFGRQCKLSYYGFTKLMELFEAIPDVLLVLECGEERLLALTEVERVKALAAQLVKLLRAQRDSGLAVSQLLSEYSKTFGYSLRLQDYDASTLPALLSKLCHVVKVVDTSEGKQVQLINRKSLRALTSQLLALMMSLPEDCDQLAVEDLRKRYELSYSAPLNPCEYGFISLPELLKSLPYLLQLSGDERDDGRDEENVRLTRLYQFARDVRALLHTYHYNQIFLSEFCGAFSKYTGREFQPQTYGYKTLEELLAAVPQVVWIKGHGHKKIIVLKNDMRARGSPAVTAEEPGPDEEPCAADSPASGEMELLCLGSGSPVDLLCAPVPSCLPSPQLRPDPVLLQPRDLIRFEREPVQDRQPRSSSALLTALASESGSDHSVSDSVESSSTKTSVTDSPGRRNTRKVKLAANFSFTSTLPV, from the exons ATGGAGGTCCGTAAGCCGGTTCTGGAGCTGAAGGACGTTCCTCCGCCGCCGCTGCACGGTCCCGGTTCGCACCCGTGTCTCGGGCCGCAGGCGCCGCCGGGCAGCCTCAGCGTAAGCGTGTGTTCGTGCTGCGCAGCCAGCGTCCAGCTGCGGCAGGGTGCAGGCCTTCCTCTGTACCGGTCTCCTCCTCAGGCCTCGGCTGCGCAGACCCCCGCCGGCTGCGGGACACACTGCTGCGCCTGCGCCGTGCACTCTTTCACTCTCGGTGACCCGTCCTCACCCCCTCACCTCTGCCCTCACTCTGTGCACACTCACTGTCTGCAGGACCGCTGGAGGAAG AGTTTACACGTGGACTCGGAGAAGGTTTGGCCGAACATTCCTCCGCCGGCCCCTGTGTGCAACGGCTGCAGTGACGGTCTGCTGGGGGTCCGCCTGGGCAGAGCTGTGCAGAAATACG GTGCTCCGGAGGAGGCGCTGCCGCCCATCGGGGTGTTCTGGGACATCGAGAACTGTGCGGTGCCCAGCGGGCGCTCGGCGGCGAGCGTGGTGCAGAGGCTCCGGGAACGCTTCTTCCAGGGACACCGTGAGGCCGAGTTCATCTGCGTCTGTGACATCAACAAAGAGAACAAGGCCGTCATCCAGGAGCTCAACAACTGCCAG GTGACCGTCGCACACATTAACGCCACCGCCAAAAATGCAGCAGATGACAAACTGCGGCAGAGTCTCCGGAGATTCGCAGAGACGCACGCCGCTCCTGCCACGGTCATCGTTGTTTCAT CGGATGTGAACTTCGCCAGTGAGCTGAGCGACCTGCGACATCGACACGGCTTCCAGGTGATTCTGGTTCACAAGAGCCAGGCCTCGTCTGCCCTGCTGCAGCATGCTCACCTGCGAGCCGCCTTCGAGGAGTTCATCTCGGACCTTCCACCCGGGATGGTGGTCAAATCACAG gcTGTGAGTACTGTGACCCGTACTGCCAATGCATCTCCTCAGAGTCTCACTGTCCCGTCTGCAGCTGGTAAACCAGCAGAGCAACAACAGCGCAGTCGCAG gcGGGACTCTCCTGCACAGCCATTTCAGGTCAGCACTCCTTCAGCGTTCAGTAAACTAAGTTTGCAGCGGAGCTTCAGTCCCATGATGCTCTCTCAGAGCTCTTGGTCATCACG GAGCGCATCTCCCTGCCTGTCAAACCGCTCGTCTCCTCTAAGCGCTCCGTCTCCCAGCGGCTGCGCAGATGAGCCCTTCTCTGACGGAGTGGACGTTCAGGTCACTAATCTGGACTACAGGATGTCACGCAAAGACCTGCAGCAAATACTGAGAGATGCCTTTGCTAAACATGGCAGA GTGAAGAGTGTGGATCTCAGTCCTCACACAGACTATCAGCTGAAGGCTCGGGTGCACATGAGTTCTCTCCAGCAGGCCATCGGAGCGGTCAGCCTGCTGCATCGCTATAAAATCGGCAGCAAGAGGATTCATGTGTCTCTCATCACCGGAGCCAGTAACAAGTCTCTCACCTGTCTCAG CTCCGAGATCATCAGTATCCTGCAGGACGCTCCGGCCAGCTGCCTTCCGCTCTACAAGTTTACGGAGACTTACGAGAGGAA GTTTGGTCGTAAGCTGGTGGTCAGTGACCTGTACCGGCTGCCGGAggtggtgtgtgtgcgtgagcaGGGCAGCGGGCGGCTCGTGTGTCTTCTGTCCAGCACTCAGGCTCGGCAAAGTCCGCTAGGATCAGCTCACTCTCATGACAGCTCCAACACCGCTAGTCCGGTTCTGTTTGAGGAACTGGAGTACCACGAGCCCGTCTGCAGAAGACACTGTTCTCAGCAGGACTTCAG TGAATCTGATTTTGATCCAGATTCTTACATGATCCCGTTTGTTGTGGTGTCTCTGAAAACTCTGGCTGCTCATGTCCACAGTTTACTGCAGAGTCACGAGGGAACTGTACCTCTCCTCAG TTTCCCAGAATGCTATGCAGCAGAGTTTGGTCCTTTAAATGTTGAAGAGGAGGGAAAGCTGGAGGGAAGCGTGCCATTAGAGCACCTCATCACCTGCATCCCTGGAGTCACTATCGTAACAGCCCAGAACGGCTTCAAGATCATCAAGTGGATTCACAACAAACCCCCGCCACCcaatgcag atcCGTGGCTGCAGCGCAGTAAGAGTCCGGTTGGGAACCCACAGCTGATCCAGTTCAGTCGAGAGATGGTGGATCTGATGAAGAACCAGCCATCCTGTTTGATGCCCATCACAAAGTTCATTCCAGCATATCACCACCATTTTGCCAAACAGTGCCGTGTGTCTGACTACGGATACTCCAAACTGCTGGAGCTGCTGGAGGCCGTTCCTCACGTGCTGCAG ATCCTGGGTCTTGGCTCCAAGCGCTTGATGACTTTGACCCATCGTGCTCAGATCAAACGCTTCACTCAAGACCTGCTGAAGCTGCTGAAGTTTCAGGCCAGTAAACAGGTGGTGATCAGAGATTTCACGCAGGCATATCATTG gTGCTTCTCCAGGAACTGGCAGGTGGTGGATTATGGGATGTGTGATCTGATGGACCTGCTGGCCGAGATTCCAGACACGACGATCACGGTCTCTCAGCAGGACAGTGACACCCTCATCTCCGTTCCTAAGAGAG AGCGGACAGCGGAGGAGCTGGAGCGCACGCGGCAGTTTGGCAAGGAGGTGGTAGATCTTCTGAGACATCAGCCTCACTTTCGCATGCCCTTCAGCAAGTTCATCCCCACGTATCACCACCATTTCGGGCGTCAGTGCAAGCTCTCTTACTATGGCTTCACCAAACTCATGGAGCTGTTTGAGGCCATACCAGACGTCCTTCTG gTGCTGGAGTGTGGTGAGGAGCGGCTGCTGGCGCTGACGGAGGTGGAGCGTGTCAAAGCTCTGGCGGCTCAGCTGGTGAAGCTGCTTCGAGCCCAGAGGGACTCGGGCCTTGCTGTGAGTCAGCTGCTGAGTGAATATAGCAAGACGTTTGGCTACAGCCTCCGCCTACAGGACTACGATGCTTCCACACTGCCCGCTCTGCTCAGCAAGCTCTGCCACGTggtaaag gtgGTGGACACTTCTGAAGGGAAACAGGTGCAGCTGATTAACAGGAAGTCCCTGCGTGCCTTGACGTCGCAGCTGCTGGCActgatgatgtcacttcctgagGATTGCGATCAGCTCGCAGTGGAGGATCTGAGGAAGCGGTACGAGCTTAGCTACAGTGCTCCGCTCAACCCCTGCGAGTATGGCTTCATCTCTCTGCCCGAGTTGCTGAAGAGCCTGCCTTACCTGCTGCAG CTCTCTGGAGACGAGCGGGACGATGGTAGAGACGAGGAGAACGTAAGGCTGACTAGACTCTACCAGTTCGCCCGTGATGTCCGTGCGCTGCTGCACACCTACCATTATAACCAGATCTTCCTGTCAGAGTTCTGTGGCGCTTTCAGCAAATACACCGGCCGAGAGTTTCAGCCGCAGACGTATGGCTACAAGACGCTGGAGGAGCTGCTCGCCGCCGTGCCTCAG GTGGTCTGGATTAAAGGTCATGGTCACAAAAAGATCATCGTCCTGAAGAACGACATGAGAG CTCGTGGCAGTCCTGCAGTCACTGCAGAAGAGCCTGGTCCAGATGAAGAGCCCTGCGCCGCCGACAGCCCCGCCAGCG GTGAGATGGAGCTGCTATGTCTGGGCTCTGGTTCTCCAGTAGATCTGCTCTGTGCTCCGGTGCCCTCCTGCCTCCCATCTCCTCAGCTTCGGCCCGACCCGGTTCTTCTGCAGCCCAGGGATCTGATCCGCTTCGAGCGAGAGCCGGTTCAGGATCGTCAGCCTCGGTCGTCCAGTGCTCTGCTCACGGCTTTGGCATCTGAGAGCGGCTCAGATCATAGTGTGAGCGACTCGGTGGAGTCCTCCAGCACCAAAACATCCGTCACAGACAGCCCCGGCCGGCGGAACACACGCAAGGTTAAACTAGCGGCTAATTTCTCCTTTACTTCCACCCTACCAGTCTAA
- the LOC122333307 gene encoding meiosis regulator and mRNA stability factor 1 isoform X1, giving the protein MEVRKPVLELKDVPPPPLHGPGSHPCLGPQAPPGSLSVSVCSCCAASVQLRQGAGLPLYRSPPQASAAQTPAGCGTHCCACAVHSFTLGDPSSPPHLCPHSVHTHCLQDRWRKSLHVDSEKVWPNIPPPAPVCNGCSDGLLGVRLGRAVQKYGAPEEALPPIGVFWDIENCAVPSGRSAASVVQRLRERFFQGHREAEFICVCDINKENKAVIQELNNCQVTVAHINATAKNAADDKLRQSLRRFAETHAAPATVIVVSSDVNFASELSDLRHRHGFQVILVHKSQASSALLQHAHLRAAFEEFISDLPPGMVVKSQPSFSLLFVHHLPTHRDSKAVANRLQRLSTNCGGKVLGVSGGCAVLRFSSAEAAERARKRMENEDVLGQRIVLSFSPDGPEEEEERTAASAVFLPVEKPRSPRRLRASRSCHGGSHAPERPYSHASSCSPVTRPLPQAVSTVTRTANASPQSLTVPSAAGKPAEQQQRSRRRDSPAQPFQVSTPSAFSKLSLQRSFSPMMLSQSSWSSRSASPCLSNRSSPLSAPSPSGCADEPFSDGVDVQVTNLDYRMSRKDLQQILRDAFAKHGRVKSVDLSPHTDYQLKARVHMSSLQQAIGAVSLLHRYKIGSKRIHVSLITGASNKSLTCLSSEIISILQDAPASCLPLYKFTETYERKFGRKLVVSDLYRLPEVVCVREQGSGRLVCLLSSTQARQSPLGSAHSHDSSNTASPVLFEELEYHEPVCRRHCSQQDFSESDFDPDSYMIPFVVVSLKTLAAHVHSLLQSHEGTVPLLSFPECYAAEFGPLNVEEEGKLEGSVPLEHLITCIPGVTIVTAQNGFKIIKWIHNKPPPPNADPWLQRSKSPVGNPQLIQFSREMVDLMKNQPSCLMPITKFIPAYHHHFAKQCRVSDYGYSKLLELLEAVPHVLQILGLGSKRLMTLTHRAQIKRFTQDLLKLLKFQASKQVVIRDFTQAYHWCFSRNWQVVDYGMCDLMDLLAEIPDTTITVSQQDSDTLISVPKRERTAEELERTRQFGKEVVDLLRHQPHFRMPFSKFIPTYHHHFGRQCKLSYYGFTKLMELFEAIPDVLLVLECGEERLLALTEVERVKALAAQLVKLLRAQRDSGLAVSQLLSEYSKTFGYSLRLQDYDASTLPALLSKLCHVVKVVDTSEGKQVQLINRKSLRALTSQLLALMMSLPEDCDQLAVEDLRKRYELSYSAPLNPCEYGFISLPELLKSLPYLLQLSGDERDDGRDEENVRLTRLYQFARDVRALLHTYHYNQIFLSEFCGAFSKYTGREFQPQTYGYKTLEELLAAVPQVVWIKGHGHKKIIVLKNDMRARGSPAVTAEEPGPDEEPCAADSPASGEMELLCLGSGSPVDLLCAPVPSCLPSPQLRPDPVLLQPRDLIRFEREPVQDRQPRSSSALLTALASESGSDHSVSDSVESSSTKTSVTDSPGRRNTRKVKLAANFSFTSTLPV; this is encoded by the exons ATGGAGGTCCGTAAGCCGGTTCTGGAGCTGAAGGACGTTCCTCCGCCGCCGCTGCACGGTCCCGGTTCGCACCCGTGTCTCGGGCCGCAGGCGCCGCCGGGCAGCCTCAGCGTAAGCGTGTGTTCGTGCTGCGCAGCCAGCGTCCAGCTGCGGCAGGGTGCAGGCCTTCCTCTGTACCGGTCTCCTCCTCAGGCCTCGGCTGCGCAGACCCCCGCCGGCTGCGGGACACACTGCTGCGCCTGCGCCGTGCACTCTTTCACTCTCGGTGACCCGTCCTCACCCCCTCACCTCTGCCCTCACTCTGTGCACACTCACTGTCTGCAGGACCGCTGGAGGAAG AGTTTACACGTGGACTCGGAGAAGGTTTGGCCGAACATTCCTCCGCCGGCCCCTGTGTGCAACGGCTGCAGTGACGGTCTGCTGGGGGTCCGCCTGGGCAGAGCTGTGCAGAAATACG GTGCTCCGGAGGAGGCGCTGCCGCCCATCGGGGTGTTCTGGGACATCGAGAACTGTGCGGTGCCCAGCGGGCGCTCGGCGGCGAGCGTGGTGCAGAGGCTCCGGGAACGCTTCTTCCAGGGACACCGTGAGGCCGAGTTCATCTGCGTCTGTGACATCAACAAAGAGAACAAGGCCGTCATCCAGGAGCTCAACAACTGCCAG GTGACCGTCGCACACATTAACGCCACCGCCAAAAATGCAGCAGATGACAAACTGCGGCAGAGTCTCCGGAGATTCGCAGAGACGCACGCCGCTCCTGCCACGGTCATCGTTGTTTCAT CGGATGTGAACTTCGCCAGTGAGCTGAGCGACCTGCGACATCGACACGGCTTCCAGGTGATTCTGGTTCACAAGAGCCAGGCCTCGTCTGCCCTGCTGCAGCATGCTCACCTGCGAGCCGCCTTCGAGGAGTTCATCTCGGACCTTCCACCCGGGATGGTGGTCAAATCACAG CCCAGTTTCAGCCTTCTGTTTGTGCACCACCTCCCCACGCACCGCGACTCCAAGGCGGTGGCCAACCGTCTGCAGCGTCTCTCCACTAACTGTGGAGGGAAGGTGTTGGGCGTGTCGGGCGGCTGCGCCGTACTGCGATTCTCCAGTGCTGAGGCGGCCGAGCGCGCCCGCAAGCGCATGGAGAACGAGGACGTGCTGGGTCAGCGCATCGTGCTGTCCTTCTCTCCGGACGGAccggaggaggaagaggagcgcACCGCTGCCTCCGCCGTGTTCCTGCCGGTGGAGAAGCCTCGCTCGCCCCGGCGGCTGCGGGCCTCTCGCTCCTGCCATGGCGGAAGCCACGCCCCCGAGCGCCCCTATAGCCACGCCTCCTCGTGCAGCCCTGTGACGAGGCCCCTCCCCCAG gcTGTGAGTACTGTGACCCGTACTGCCAATGCATCTCCTCAGAGTCTCACTGTCCCGTCTGCAGCTGGTAAACCAGCAGAGCAACAACAGCGCAGTCGCAG gcGGGACTCTCCTGCACAGCCATTTCAGGTCAGCACTCCTTCAGCGTTCAGTAAACTAAGTTTGCAGCGGAGCTTCAGTCCCATGATGCTCTCTCAGAGCTCTTGGTCATCACG GAGCGCATCTCCCTGCCTGTCAAACCGCTCGTCTCCTCTAAGCGCTCCGTCTCCCAGCGGCTGCGCAGATGAGCCCTTCTCTGACGGAGTGGACGTTCAGGTCACTAATCTGGACTACAGGATGTCACGCAAAGACCTGCAGCAAATACTGAGAGATGCCTTTGCTAAACATGGCAGA GTGAAGAGTGTGGATCTCAGTCCTCACACAGACTATCAGCTGAAGGCTCGGGTGCACATGAGTTCTCTCCAGCAGGCCATCGGAGCGGTCAGCCTGCTGCATCGCTATAAAATCGGCAGCAAGAGGATTCATGTGTCTCTCATCACCGGAGCCAGTAACAAGTCTCTCACCTGTCTCAG CTCCGAGATCATCAGTATCCTGCAGGACGCTCCGGCCAGCTGCCTTCCGCTCTACAAGTTTACGGAGACTTACGAGAGGAA GTTTGGTCGTAAGCTGGTGGTCAGTGACCTGTACCGGCTGCCGGAggtggtgtgtgtgcgtgagcaGGGCAGCGGGCGGCTCGTGTGTCTTCTGTCCAGCACTCAGGCTCGGCAAAGTCCGCTAGGATCAGCTCACTCTCATGACAGCTCCAACACCGCTAGTCCGGTTCTGTTTGAGGAACTGGAGTACCACGAGCCCGTCTGCAGAAGACACTGTTCTCAGCAGGACTTCAG TGAATCTGATTTTGATCCAGATTCTTACATGATCCCGTTTGTTGTGGTGTCTCTGAAAACTCTGGCTGCTCATGTCCACAGTTTACTGCAGAGTCACGAGGGAACTGTACCTCTCCTCAG TTTCCCAGAATGCTATGCAGCAGAGTTTGGTCCTTTAAATGTTGAAGAGGAGGGAAAGCTGGAGGGAAGCGTGCCATTAGAGCACCTCATCACCTGCATCCCTGGAGTCACTATCGTAACAGCCCAGAACGGCTTCAAGATCATCAAGTGGATTCACAACAAACCCCCGCCACCcaatgcag atcCGTGGCTGCAGCGCAGTAAGAGTCCGGTTGGGAACCCACAGCTGATCCAGTTCAGTCGAGAGATGGTGGATCTGATGAAGAACCAGCCATCCTGTTTGATGCCCATCACAAAGTTCATTCCAGCATATCACCACCATTTTGCCAAACAGTGCCGTGTGTCTGACTACGGATACTCCAAACTGCTGGAGCTGCTGGAGGCCGTTCCTCACGTGCTGCAG ATCCTGGGTCTTGGCTCCAAGCGCTTGATGACTTTGACCCATCGTGCTCAGATCAAACGCTTCACTCAAGACCTGCTGAAGCTGCTGAAGTTTCAGGCCAGTAAACAGGTGGTGATCAGAGATTTCACGCAGGCATATCATTG gTGCTTCTCCAGGAACTGGCAGGTGGTGGATTATGGGATGTGTGATCTGATGGACCTGCTGGCCGAGATTCCAGACACGACGATCACGGTCTCTCAGCAGGACAGTGACACCCTCATCTCCGTTCCTAAGAGAG AGCGGACAGCGGAGGAGCTGGAGCGCACGCGGCAGTTTGGCAAGGAGGTGGTAGATCTTCTGAGACATCAGCCTCACTTTCGCATGCCCTTCAGCAAGTTCATCCCCACGTATCACCACCATTTCGGGCGTCAGTGCAAGCTCTCTTACTATGGCTTCACCAAACTCATGGAGCTGTTTGAGGCCATACCAGACGTCCTTCTG gTGCTGGAGTGTGGTGAGGAGCGGCTGCTGGCGCTGACGGAGGTGGAGCGTGTCAAAGCTCTGGCGGCTCAGCTGGTGAAGCTGCTTCGAGCCCAGAGGGACTCGGGCCTTGCTGTGAGTCAGCTGCTGAGTGAATATAGCAAGACGTTTGGCTACAGCCTCCGCCTACAGGACTACGATGCTTCCACACTGCCCGCTCTGCTCAGCAAGCTCTGCCACGTggtaaag gtgGTGGACACTTCTGAAGGGAAACAGGTGCAGCTGATTAACAGGAAGTCCCTGCGTGCCTTGACGTCGCAGCTGCTGGCActgatgatgtcacttcctgagGATTGCGATCAGCTCGCAGTGGAGGATCTGAGGAAGCGGTACGAGCTTAGCTACAGTGCTCCGCTCAACCCCTGCGAGTATGGCTTCATCTCTCTGCCCGAGTTGCTGAAGAGCCTGCCTTACCTGCTGCAG CTCTCTGGAGACGAGCGGGACGATGGTAGAGACGAGGAGAACGTAAGGCTGACTAGACTCTACCAGTTCGCCCGTGATGTCCGTGCGCTGCTGCACACCTACCATTATAACCAGATCTTCCTGTCAGAGTTCTGTGGCGCTTTCAGCAAATACACCGGCCGAGAGTTTCAGCCGCAGACGTATGGCTACAAGACGCTGGAGGAGCTGCTCGCCGCCGTGCCTCAG GTGGTCTGGATTAAAGGTCATGGTCACAAAAAGATCATCGTCCTGAAGAACGACATGAGAG CTCGTGGCAGTCCTGCAGTCACTGCAGAAGAGCCTGGTCCAGATGAAGAGCCCTGCGCCGCCGACAGCCCCGCCAGCG GTGAGATGGAGCTGCTATGTCTGGGCTCTGGTTCTCCAGTAGATCTGCTCTGTGCTCCGGTGCCCTCCTGCCTCCCATCTCCTCAGCTTCGGCCCGACCCGGTTCTTCTGCAGCCCAGGGATCTGATCCGCTTCGAGCGAGAGCCGGTTCAGGATCGTCAGCCTCGGTCGTCCAGTGCTCTGCTCACGGCTTTGGCATCTGAGAGCGGCTCAGATCATAGTGTGAGCGACTCGGTGGAGTCCTCCAGCACCAAAACATCCGTCACAGACAGCCCCGGCCGGCGGAACACACGCAAGGTTAAACTAGCGGCTAATTTCTCCTTTACTTCCACCCTACCAGTCTAA